A stretch of Sphingomicrobium flavum DNA encodes these proteins:
- a CDS encoding serine hydrolase domain-containing protein yields the protein MNSSLLAIAAVSLSTAAHAEPVENLAAKVDAYLDAAYPDAGPGVAAVIVDDGEIVYHGAQGMADVAAGEALTKDSVFRIGSITKQFAAAAVMKLVDQGKVSLDDPLTRFVRDYPNGDAITVRMLLNHSSGVKSYTGIEGWMVESNTDKLYSTDELVAEFKDQPADFAPGQAFLYNNSGYILVGAVIEAATGKPWHQYVREELLLPAGIGNIHYMAAEDDTPLMVNGYTDFGGHQILSQKIDGSVPHAAGALIGDVAALSQWYDALFDGRIVSAASLEAMTQPTTTLDGQTTPYGFGLGVNDQRNRKAIGHSGGIFGFSTDSVYFPEENLFVAVFANSDSPAIGASAVKQRLSALALGDDVPLFESRPLDPAALEGALGRYRFDDDNYRDLYLEEGKLMSRIKDGSPLEAHYAGDNVYHYGLTTMSWFRIDRSGEAPRTLVYLNGSSEPLIGTYVGDIPEDVAIDLTDAQMSRLVGNYSFAFGAMVIARDGDGLTAKLGAQPAFALTARSESEFMVEQVGARILFTIDGDKATSLTVYQGGQEFTGPRAEH from the coding sequence ATGAACAGCAGCCTTCTGGCGATTGCCGCCGTTTCGCTTTCAACCGCCGCTCATGCCGAGCCGGTCGAGAATCTCGCCGCCAAGGTCGATGCCTATCTCGACGCGGCCTATCCCGATGCCGGGCCGGGCGTTGCCGCAGTCATCGTCGATGACGGCGAGATCGTCTATCATGGTGCGCAGGGCATGGCCGATGTGGCGGCGGGCGAGGCGCTGACCAAGGACAGCGTTTTCCGCATCGGCTCCATTACCAAGCAGTTCGCGGCAGCAGCGGTGATGAAGCTGGTCGACCAGGGCAAGGTTTCCCTTGATGATCCGCTGACACGATTTGTCCGCGACTATCCCAACGGCGATGCGATTACGGTCCGCATGCTGCTCAACCACAGCTCGGGCGTGAAAAGCTATACCGGCATCGAAGGATGGATGGTGGAGAGCAATACCGACAAGCTCTATTCGACCGATGAGCTTGTTGCCGAGTTCAAGGATCAACCTGCCGACTTCGCACCGGGCCAGGCGTTCCTCTACAATAATAGCGGCTATATCCTCGTTGGGGCGGTGATCGAGGCCGCGACCGGAAAGCCGTGGCACCAATATGTCCGCGAGGAATTGCTGCTGCCCGCCGGTATCGGGAACATCCATTACATGGCAGCAGAAGACGACACCCCGCTCATGGTGAACGGCTATACCGATTTTGGCGGCCACCAGATCCTGTCGCAGAAGATCGACGGCAGCGTGCCCCACGCCGCCGGCGCGCTGATCGGCGATGTCGCAGCGCTTTCGCAATGGTATGACGCGCTGTTCGATGGGCGCATCGTCTCCGCCGCCAGCCTGGAGGCGATGACCCAGCCCACTACCACGCTTGACGGGCAGACGACGCCCTATGGCTTCGGGCTGGGGGTCAACGACCAGCGCAATCGCAAGGCCATCGGCCATAGCGGCGGGATCTTCGGTTTCTCGACCGACAGCGTGTATTTCCCCGAGGAGAATCTGTTCGTCGCAGTCTTCGCCAATAGCGATAGCCCGGCGATCGGAGCCTCTGCCGTGAAGCAGCGCCTGTCCGCGCTGGCGCTTGGCGATGACGTCCCGCTTTTCGAAAGCCGCCCGCTCGATCCTGCGGCGCTCGAAGGCGCGCTAGGCCGCTACCGGTTTGACGACGATAATTACCGCGACCTCTATCTTGAAGAGGGCAAGCTGATGTCCAGGATCAAGGACGGCAGTCCCCTGGAAGCGCATTATGCCGGCGACAATGTCTACCATTATGGTCTCACCACGATGAGCTGGTTCCGCATCGACCGCTCGGGCGAGGCACCGCGCACGCTCGTCTATCTCAATGGCTCGAGCGAACCGCTCATCGGCACCTATGTCGGCGACATTCCCGAAGATGTCGCGATCGACCTCACGGATGCGCAGATGTCGCGCCTCGTCGGCAATTACAGCTTCGCCTTCGGCGCCATGGTGATCGCGCGCGATGGCGATGGACTCACCGCCAAGCTGGGCGCCCAGCCGGCCTTCGCGCTCACCGCGCGCAGCGAGAGCGAGTTCATGGTCGAACAGGTGGGCGCGCGCATCCTGTTCACGATCGACGGCGACAAAGCCACCTCGCTGACCGTCTATCAGGGCGGGCAGGAATTCACCGGACCGCGCGCCGAACATTAA
- the proS gene encoding proline--tRNA ligase, translated as MRLSNAFLPVLKESPSDAQIASHKLMLQAGLVRQTAAGIYAWLPLGLKVLKKIETIVREEQDRVGQEMLMPTIQPADLWRESGRYDAYGPEMLRITDRHDREMLYGPTNEDMITAIFRDDVKSYRDLPRMLYHIQWKFRDEVRPRFGVMRGREFLMKDAYSFDLDEAGAKLAYYRQLLAYLRTFRRMGIKAVPMQADSGPIGGKLSHEFLVLAPNGESELFYDAKVEEIDFDREGLSYDDADALEALFKEATGVYARTDETHEEDRWADVPAERQRTGRGIEVGHIFYFGPKYSEAMGLKVSGNDGSMITPMMGSYGIGVSRLVGAIIEASHDEHGIVWPEAVSPWKVGIVTMRADDEATVAAAEDLYTKLNAAGADALYDDRDERGGVKLGGMDLMGLPWQIIIGPRGLKDGVVEVKNRRTGEREELTPEAALAKLTA; from the coding sequence GTGCGCCTTTCCAACGCTTTCCTTCCCGTCCTGAAGGAATCGCCTTCCGACGCTCAGATCGCCAGCCACAAGCTGATGCTGCAGGCCGGTCTCGTCCGCCAGACCGCCGCCGGCATCTATGCCTGGCTGCCCTTGGGCCTCAAGGTCCTCAAGAAGATCGAGACCATCGTGCGCGAGGAGCAGGACCGCGTCGGCCAGGAAATGCTGATGCCCACGATCCAGCCCGCCGACCTGTGGCGCGAAAGCGGCCGCTATGACGCTTATGGCCCCGAAATGCTGCGCATCACCGACCGGCATGATCGCGAGATGCTCTATGGTCCCACCAATGAGGACATGATCACCGCCATCTTCCGCGACGATGTCAAAAGCTATCGCGACCTTCCGCGCATGCTCTACCACATCCAGTGGAAGTTCCGTGACGAGGTCCGCCCGCGTTTCGGCGTGATGCGCGGCCGCGAATTCCTGATGAAGGATGCCTATAGCTTCGACCTCGATGAAGCGGGTGCCAAGCTGGCTTATTATCGCCAATTGCTCGCCTATCTGCGCACCTTCCGCCGCATGGGGATCAAGGCGGTGCCGATGCAGGCCGATAGCGGCCCCATCGGTGGTAAGCTCTCCCACGAATTCCTTGTCCTCGCCCCCAATGGGGAGAGCGAGCTTTTCTACGACGCCAAGGTCGAGGAGATCGATTTCGACCGCGAAGGCCTGTCCTACGACGATGCCGACGCCTTGGAAGCGCTCTTCAAGGAAGCCACCGGCGTCTATGCCCGCACCGACGAGACCCATGAGGAAGATCGCTGGGCCGATGTCCCCGCCGAGCGCCAGCGCACCGGCCGCGGCATCGAGGTCGGCCACATCTTCTATTTCGGTCCCAAATATTCCGAGGCCATGGGCCTCAAGGTCTCGGGCAATGACGGCAGCATGATCACCCCGATGATGGGCAGCTACGGCATCGGCGTCTCACGCCTGGTCGGCGCGATCATCGAGGCCAGCCATGACGAACATGGCATCGTCTGGCCCGAAGCGGTGTCGCCCTGGAAGGTCGGCATCGTCACCATGCGCGCCGATGACGAAGCCACCGTCGCCGCGGCGGAAGATCTCTACACCAAGCTCAATGCGGCGGGCGCGGACGCGCTCTACGACGATCGCGACGAACGCGGCGGCGTCAAGCTGGGCGGCATGGACCTGATGGGGCTGCCCTGGCAGATCATCATCGGCCCGCGCGGCCTGAAGGACGGCGTCGTCGAAGTGAAAAATCGGCGAACGGGCGAACGCGAGGAATTGACGCCCGAGGCCGCACTGGCCAAGCTGACCGCATGA
- a CDS encoding lipoprotein-releasing ABC transporter permease subunit: MILNRHERMIARRYLLPHKGEGFIFVVAGFSTVAVALGVFALIVVMSVMNGFRADLFDRIVGLNGHALVQGYDNRLPDWEEIVEVARATPEVISAQPLIEQPLMAFANGRTEGILLRGLQQSEIQTNPLIADNVIEGDLAQVTPGSENIAIGSQLANALGAYPGAEIALISPEGRATPVGTVPRIVSYRVAAIFEVGIFQYDQAYVLMPMSDAQNLLMLGNEVGLVEIEITDPDRVGEITAPIRQAVEGRAVLVDWRQLNSALFEALEVERVVMFIVLCIIILVAAFNIASSLIMLVRAKRRDIAILRTMGASRKGMSRIFMTVGLTIGIVGIALGALLAAITLFFRQKVVDFVQLITGQELWDPSVRFLTQLPARTDPVEVAGIILVTLLMVFFFTLFPARKAASTDPVEVLRYE; this comes from the coding sequence ATGATCCTCAATCGCCACGAGCGCATGATCGCTCGGCGCTATCTTCTTCCCCATAAGGGCGAAGGCTTCATCTTCGTGGTCGCCGGTTTTTCGACCGTCGCGGTAGCGCTGGGCGTCTTCGCGCTGATCGTGGTGATGAGCGTGATGAACGGCTTCCGCGCCGACCTGTTCGACCGCATCGTCGGCCTGAATGGCCATGCGTTGGTGCAGGGCTATGACAACCGCCTGCCCGACTGGGAAGAGATCGTCGAAGTGGCGCGTGCCACCCCCGAGGTCATCTCGGCACAGCCGCTCATCGAACAGCCGCTGATGGCCTTTGCCAACGGGCGCACCGAAGGCATTCTGCTCCGCGGCCTGCAGCAGTCCGAAATCCAGACGAACCCGCTGATCGCCGACAATGTCATCGAAGGCGATCTCGCCCAGGTAACGCCGGGAAGCGAGAACATCGCCATCGGCTCGCAGCTAGCCAACGCACTCGGCGCCTATCCGGGTGCGGAAATTGCGCTGATCAGCCCGGAAGGGCGAGCGACCCCGGTCGGTACCGTCCCGCGCATCGTCAGTTACCGCGTCGCCGCCATCTTCGAAGTCGGCATCTTCCAATATGACCAGGCCTATGTGCTGATGCCGATGAGCGATGCGCAGAATCTGCTGATGCTGGGCAATGAAGTGGGCCTTGTCGAAATCGAAATCACCGATCCCGATCGGGTCGGCGAAATTACCGCTCCTATCAGGCAGGCGGTCGAGGGCAGGGCAGTGCTGGTCGACTGGCGCCAGCTCAACAGCGCGCTGTTCGAAGCTTTGGAGGTCGAGCGTGTGGTGATGTTCATCGTATTGTGCATCATCATTCTCGTTGCCGCCTTCAATATCGCCTCCTCGCTGATCATGTTGGTGCGCGCCAAGCGCCGCGATATCGCCATCCTGCGGACCATGGGCGCCAGCCGGAAGGGGATGAGCCGCATCTTCATGACCGTCGGCCTCACCATCGGCATTGTCGGCATCGCGCTGGGCGCGCTGCTTGCCGCCATCACGCTCTTCTTCCGCCAGAAGGTGGTCGATTTTGTGCAGCTGATCACGGGACAGGAATTGTGGGATCCCTCGGTCCGCTTCCTGACCCAGCTTCCCGCCCGCACCGATCCGGTCGAGGTCGCGGGCATCATCCTGGTGACCCTGTTGATGGTCTTCTTCTTCACGCTTTTCCCCGCGCGCAAGGCGGCGTCGACCGATCCTGTCGAGGTGCTGCGCTATGAATGA
- a CDS encoding ABC transporter ATP-binding protein: MNDLVLDVRGLKRSFTQGDVTIHVLRGLDLAIRPGEIVGLLGPSGSGKSTLLQAVGLLEGGYEGSIRIAGKEASQMDGDARTELRRDTLGFVYQFHHLLPDFDARENVVLPQLIAGAERDVADGRASELLSRLGLADRLDHRPAKLSGGEQQRVAVARALANKPPLVLADEPTGNLDEATSERVFAEFLDLVRAEGSAALVATHNERLAARMDRVVRLKEGVLV; this comes from the coding sequence ATGAATGATCTCGTCCTCGATGTGCGCGGCCTCAAGCGCAGCTTCACGCAGGGCGATGTGACGATCCATGTCCTGCGCGGGCTCGATCTTGCGATCCGCCCGGGCGAAATTGTCGGCCTGCTCGGCCCCTCGGGTTCGGGCAAATCGACACTGCTGCAGGCGGTCGGCCTGTTGGAAGGCGGCTATGAAGGCTCGATCCGCATTGCCGGCAAGGAAGCCTCGCAGATGGACGGCGATGCGCGCACCGAATTGCGCCGCGATACGCTGGGCTTCGTTTACCAGTTCCACCACCTGCTGCCCGATTTCGACGCGCGTGAAAACGTCGTCCTGCCCCAGCTGATCGCGGGCGCCGAGCGCGATGTCGCCGATGGCCGCGCCAGCGAGCTGCTGTCGCGGCTCGGGCTTGCCGACCGGCTCGATCACCGCCCCGCCAAGCTTTCGGGCGGTGAGCAGCAGCGCGTGGCGGTCGCCCGCGCGCTCGCCAACAAGCCGCCGCTGGTGCTGGCGGACGAGCCCACCGGCAATCTCGACGAGGCGACCTCCGAACGCGTGTTCGCCGAATTTCTCGACTTAGTGCGCGCCGAAGGCAGCGCCGCGCTCGTCGCCACCCATAACGAACGCCTCGCCGCCCGCATGGACCGCGTCGTTCGGCTGAAGGAAGGTGTGCTGGTATGA
- a CDS encoding glutathione peroxidase, translated as MTDIYTIPVTKPGGEQTTLADHQGKVLLIVNTASKCGFTPQYDGLEQLQKDYGPRGFSVLAFPCNQFGGQEPGSDEEISGFCATNFGTSFPLFAKVDVNGDAAAPLFKHVKKEAPGLLGSTRLKWNFTKFLVDQKGLVVERYAPTTEPAAIAKDIEKLLG; from the coding sequence ATGACCGACATCTACACCATCCCCGTGACCAAGCCCGGGGGTGAGCAGACCACGCTGGCCGACCATCAGGGCAAGGTGCTGCTGATCGTCAATACGGCCTCCAAATGCGGCTTCACCCCGCAATATGACGGGCTGGAGCAATTGCAGAAGGACTATGGCCCGCGCGGCTTTTCCGTACTGGCCTTCCCCTGCAACCAGTTCGGCGGGCAAGAACCCGGATCGGACGAGGAAATTTCGGGCTTTTGCGCCACCAATTTTGGCACCAGCTTTCCTTTGTTCGCCAAGGTGGACGTCAATGGCGATGCCGCCGCGCCGCTGTTCAAACATGTGAAGAAGGAAGCGCCCGGCCTGCTCGGATCGACCCGGCTCAAGTGGAATTTCACCAAATTCCTCGTCGATCAGAAGGGGCTGGTGGTCGAACGCTACGCGCCGACGACCGAGCCTGCCGCTATCGCGAAGGATATCGAAAAACTGTTGGGATAG